TTTCGGGCGAGATGCCCACGCCGTTGTCCGCTACCTCGATCACGACAGCACTTTTGCCATTCGGCTGGATTTTCACCGTCACCTGTTTGTGCTCAGCCGGACCTTCATCGCACGCGTACTTGGCGTTGTGCAACAGGTTCACAAGGATCTGCAGAACCTTGTGGCGGTCAGCGAGGACGAGGGGCGCTGACTGAAATTCGCGCACGAGATGAACCTGATGCCGCGCAAAAGCACCCGCATGCATCTTAATCGCGCTCTCCACAAGCTCGCGGGGATCAACCTTCTCCAACACGCCGGAAACCCGCGCGTATGTTTGCTGCATCGCAACGATCTCTTTGATGTGTTCCACGTTCTCGCCGAGATCCTTCACTTCCGTGAGCAATTCCTGTCGCTGATGGTCCAGGTGCGTCGCCAGTTTCTCGAGGTAATCGGGCACGCGGCGCAACGGATCGTCCGCGGCCAGTTCCACGCCCAGGTTGGCCGTGCGGCGAGTCAGGAGTTCAGCGGCTTTGTTGACGTTGTTGATCTGCCAGCCCTGCAGGCGGCTGATCAACAGCCCGCTCGAAACATTCACGCTATTGAGCACGTTCCCCACGTTGTGCAGCACGCTCGACGCAACCTCCGCCTGCCCCGCCTGGCGCGACGCCACCATCAATTGCCTGTGGATCGCTTCGACCTCCACTTCCATCCGCTTGCGTTCCTCGATCTCGATTTCGAGTCGATTCTTCTGCTCGCCAAGTTCGGCATGAAGCTGGATGCGCTCCTGGATCTCCTTCTGCAGTTCGCCCGTGCTGCGCTGAAGATCTTCCTCCGTGCGTTTGCGGGTTTCGATCTCGTCCCGCAACTCCCGGGTGCGCAGATCAACGCGGCGGCGCAACGCCGTGATCCAGACAGAGGACAGCACCAGGAACAGGGTCATCGCGCCCATTGCCAGCAACGTATGCTGCAGCGTCCACCACGCAGGTCGGCTCAACACTACCAAATCGGATGGCGAATTCAGGAAGAGTTCGAAGGGCTGAGGTGAATTGGAATGATTCGCGTGGCCTGCCAGCAGGGAATACAGCCCGGAGATTCTGACCTGGCTTCCCATCGGCACAAGCGGCAGGAATCCTGACTGGTTGTTGAGCCGCGCGGTGAAGGTGTGGGAATCAGCCTGCAATTCCAGCAGGTAATCCGATTGATTGGTGCGAATGTTCAACAGCGTTGCCTGAACGGCGACCAGGGTCGAATCATGCGCGCGATTCAGCAGGTCGTCGCCCGCGAGATCCTGGAACTCCGGCAACGGACACCTGCCGGCAGCCTTCACCAAACTCTGGCGCATCACTGGCGCAAACCCTTCCGTTTCTGGAAAACCAACCACCTCCACGAGATCGCCCACCGAAAACTCCTGTCCCGCCCGGGCAACGAAACGCATGCCGTTGGTCCCATCCATGATGTAGCCCATTCCATCCCGAACGTGCACAACCTGCCCATGGGTTCGCACCCGGTACAGGGAAGCTGCATTGGGATCGAAGAGGAACAGATCCGCGATGCTGCGGCCAGGCGTGGTGAAGGGATCGGCCGGGGCGGAATCTTCAACCGTGATTTGGGCGGGTGACGTGACCTGGAGCAGAACGCGTTGCAGCTGGCGTTGTGATCCCGAAAACGCGCGGACAGTGCCGCGAACACGAATCACGGAATCGAGAAGTTGCGTCAGGTCGCCGCCGGCCGCATCGAAAACTCGCGCCGTGACTTCGCCGCCGCGCACGCCCAGGATCAATTCGGGACCGTTGACGCGCAGAACCACGCCCTGCAGTTCTATCCATTGCGAATCCAGGCTGCCGTTCATGAGACGACTCCAATCCGGACGCAACGGTTCCGGCATCTGGCCCGGCCCAAGAACAGTTCGCTGGCGATAGGTGACGACGGGTGAAAATGCGCCGCGCGATGAATAGCCTTCGAAATCACACAAATCGCCCACGCGCAGAGGCTGCGGTTTGTTGTTCACACATGACACGTAAATGCCTTCTGCATCACCCTGAACATGCGCGCGCAGGCCGCCGGGAAATACGAAGGTGACAACCCCCTGGAATTTCAGCGGATACGATTGCGTCACCTCCTCCGGTTTGAGACGCCGAATTTGTTCGATGGTCGTGAGCGTCGGCAGCGCGCCCCGCTGGAGCGGCTCCGGCTGCGCATCCTGACGCACAGCTACGTGCGACATTCCAGGCGCAAGCATCCACCCGGCCATTCGCCCCCCGCTGGGTGACGATACCGCCCGGCACAGTCCCGTGATTCGGACACGGCGGTTCAGGAGCGCGGAGGCAGCGTCCGCGGCGGCATTGGCGATGATGACTTGAATCCGGCCGGTTTCGGCGGTGACTTCAAGATGCAGGCGGCCTTCGAATGCCCCCGCGTGCCTGACAAAGCCCTCGATTTCTGCCCAAACCGATTCAGGACGATTATTCCAAAGCTGCCCCGGCACGATCCTTGTCGGCCCGGCCAGCGCTCCGCCGCCAAGCACTTCAATTTTTGTCTCGGACGGTTGCTCCAGTTCGAAGCGAAGGCTGTCATCGGCCCGCATTTCAAAAACATATTCGCCGGGGTCAACGACATCCAGGAATCCGGAGAACCGCAGCACGAAATTGGAAGCCGCCGAGGCGACGTTTACGTCAAATTCGCTCGTGATACCAGCGCTGGAAGGCGACGTCAGTTCCCAGCCGTTGGTGACGTTGGCAAAGGCGGCATACTGAAACCCTGATTTCCATGTGCCCGTGGTTTCATCTCGACGCTTCAGGAACGCGGACGGGATATTGGTGAGCTCCTGGCCGGGCAGTTGCACCTTCACACTCAGATTCATCGGACCGTCGAGTTGCCGGTAGAGCAGCGTGAAGGGATGCTTGCCTGTGTCCAGAAACACGCGACAGCGGTCGAGACCTCCGCGCGTGTTGTGGGGTTGATCGATCAATTGGGAAGACCCGAGGATTACCCGTCCATCGCCAACCACGGCTTTTCCGCGAAGAGAAACGAGGGAGCCGGTCTCGATATGCGGCGGGAGCATGGGAGCTTCAATCCAGAGACAACCGGACGAATCCTGGACAGCCAGCGCTCCATGGACAGCATCGACGCCTAGGACTGTTGCCGTGAGATGGATCGGGACGAGTTCCTTTACCTGGGAATTGGCGAGTGCGTGAACGTCCGAAATCGCGGCGATCTCCTCGGCGACTGGAGCGGCCATGAGCGGAGCCGATGCAGCCGTGGTGAAAAGAACCGCGACTGCGCTCACTCCGAGGTTGCAAAGGCGGATCAGAACAGGCATCCCGTGCTTATCGGTGCCGCCGCGGCCGGGCTTGAAAGAAAGAAATGTTGCGGGAGATGCGGAGGGACGCCGCTATACCCAATCACGCGATCCGTTTACGTCAAAGCGATGTTCGAGCGAGTCCATTCGCCGGCGGATCTCCTGCGGCCGTATTTCCCCGGAGCATTTTTTTCAATCCTCTTTGCAGAATTTAACAATGCTCCAGATGGGAGCTGGATGATACAAAACACACAATCAGTTGAACCAAAACCCGGAATAAGCGTTTTTAACGCTTATTCCATCCAAGGAAACATATGACGTTCAAACGTGCGGTGCGGTATTCGGCAGCGGCAATCGCGTTGGCGGCGGCAACTACTCCAGTCTCATCGGCGCCCTTCGCCGGTTCTGCCCGTGAAGATTTCAATTATCCAGCCGGAACTGCCATCACGACCACCACGGCTTTGAACGGCGGCACAGGGTGGAACCCGGCCGGCAATTCAGGCCAGGCGAACACCACAAGCTGGGGCGCCACGGTCCCGAACAATGCGAGCGGCAATGGAATCAGCGTGGCGGCGGGAAGCCTTTCGTATGCCGGTCTCCTTACAAGCGGCGGCAGGGCTCTTGTTGATGCCACAGGCGCAACGACCGCCATCGGCCGCCTGTTTGGCGAGAATGTTGATTCCGGCACCTTCTACTTCAGCTTCCTGATGTCGAAAACAGTGGAGACGGAACGAACCTTGAACGTTTCGTTCTTCAGCCACGCAGACGGCACTGGCACGCCGAACGAACGATTCGCGATTGGCCAGATCGGCGGCGGCGCGAATGACAGCGATGGGAACTTTGCGGTGTTGGTGAGTAATTCCGGGACGGATAACGGTCTGCGTCTGGCGGCCACGCCGATTGACCTAGGGCTCGATACAGCCCATCTGGTTGTCGGACGCCTTGATTTCAACGTTTCTGGAATTACCGATCGTTTGTCGTTGTTCATCGATCCGAGCCTCGACGCCGAGCCGGCAACGCCGTATTTAACTGTTGAGACTGACTTTCAGGT
The sequence above is drawn from the Verrucomicrobiia bacterium genome and encodes:
- a CDS encoding ATP-binding protein — protein: MPVLIRLCNLGVSAVAVLFTTAASAPLMAAPVAEEIAAISDVHALANSQVKELVPIHLTATVLGVDAVHGALAVQDSSGCLWIEAPMLPPHIETGSLVSLRGKAVVGDGRVILGSSQLIDQPHNTRGGLDRCRVFLDTGKHPFTLLYRQLDGPMNLSVKVQLPGQELTNIPSAFLKRRDETTGTWKSGFQYAAFANVTNGWELTSPSSAGITSEFDVNVASAASNFVLRFSGFLDVVDPGEYVFEMRADDSLRFELEQPSETKIEVLGGGALAGPTRIVPGQLWNNRPESVWAEIEGFVRHAGAFEGRLHLEVTAETGRIQVIIANAAADAASALLNRRVRITGLCRAVSSPSGGRMAGWMLAPGMSHVAVRQDAQPEPLQRGALPTLTTIEQIRRLKPEEVTQSYPLKFQGVVTFVFPGGLRAHVQGDAEGIYVSCVNNKPQPLRVGDLCDFEGYSSRGAFSPVVTYRQRTVLGPGQMPEPLRPDWSRLMNGSLDSQWIELQGVVLRVNGPELILGVRGGEVTARVFDAAGGDLTQLLDSVIRVRGTVRAFSGSQRQLQRVLLQVTSPAQITVEDSAPADPFTTPGRSIADLFLFDPNAASLYRVRTHGQVVHVRDGMGYIMDGTNGMRFVARAGQEFSVGDLVEVVGFPETEGFAPVMRQSLVKAAGRCPLPEFQDLAGDDLLNRAHDSTLVAVQATLLNIRTNQSDYLLELQADSHTFTARLNNQSGFLPLVPMGSQVRISGLYSLLAGHANHSNSPQPFELFLNSPSDLVVLSRPAWWTLQHTLLAMGAMTLFLVLSSVWITALRRRVDLRTRELRDEIETRKRTEEDLQRSTGELQKEIQERIQLHAELGEQKNRLEIEIEERKRMEVEVEAIHRQLMVASRQAGQAEVASSVLHNVGNVLNSVNVSSGLLISRLQGWQINNVNKAAELLTRRTANLGVELAADDPLRRVPDYLEKLATHLDHQRQELLTEVKDLGENVEHIKEIVAMQQTYARVSGVLEKVDPRELVESAIKMHAGAFARHQVHLVREFQSAPLVLADRHKVLQILVNLLHNAKYACDEGPAEHKQVTVKIQPNGKSAVVIEVADNGVGISPESMKRLFSHGFTTRKNGHGFGLHSAAIAAKELGGRLSAASEGQGRGATFTLEIPVEQTSEQESARPRAQRP
- a CDS encoding PEP-CTERM sorting domain-containing protein, with product MTFKRAVRYSAAAIALAAATTPVSSAPFAGSAREDFNYPAGTAITTTTALNGGTGWNPAGNSGQANTTSWGATVPNNASGNGISVAAGSLSYAGLLTSGGRALVDATGATTAIGRLFGENVDSGTFYFSFLMSKTVETERTLNVSFFSHADGTGTPNERFAIGQIGGGANDSDGNFAVLVSNSGTDNGLRLAATPIDLGLDTAHLVVGRLDFNVSGITDRLSLFIDPSLDAEPATPYLTVETDFQVLRGFRMFAGGSSAPFTPAAQGAFDEFNFGTSWAAVTPVPEPGTFTILGFGVFALLAMRRRN